The genomic interval AACATTGTGTGAGGTAAATCCTGCAAGCTACAAATACCTCTCTATGTGAATGAACAGGCTCACGAGGAAGATTATGGCTGACAATTACTTGATTGTTGCAGAAAACCATTACCTTAAAACCCCCCGACGGGAAACATGCGTTCTTCGTCGTGGAGGACCTAAAGCAGCATCCGACCTTTTTCACTCTGCCCTGTGTCGTTAAAGATCCGCATTTCCGGTTCTACGCCGGCACACCGCTGAAATCCAGTAATGGGATCAATATTGGTAGTTTGTACGTGGTTGATCCTCGACCCGATCACCGTTTGGACGAATCTCAGAAAGAAACACTTGGAAATATCGCGGATGCAGTGATGGAGTATCTGGAGACTTCCCGTCAGTCATTAGAGGCAAATCGTTTAACAAAGCTATTGGCTGGCTTAAATAATTTTGTACAAGGTGCGGCCAGTTCGGATACCTCGCGCGATTCAACAAGACACAGCCCCAGCCGATCGGGCCGTCTCACATCATATACACCACGCGCCCAGCAAACTCCAGACACCGATGAGCCCGAGGAATATATGTTCAAGGCCAGGAGCAGAAGCCCAACTCCACAGCCGGATAGTGACGATGCTCCTGATGGTGCGCCTTCTGGCATGATTCCATCTACAACTCGCAGACGGTTACCACGATCGAAGAGAGAAACGCGCCGAGATCACAACGATAACAGATCACGGTGGACATTTCAGTGTGCTGCCAACATCATGCGAGAAAGCTTGGATCTAGGTTCAAACGGTGGTGTGGTCATCGTCAGCACTGGTGAAGATGTGGACCAGGATCCTTCCGATAGCTCAGAcggggaaagggagaaaaaaTTGGCGAAATTATGGGCGGTATCGGACACGAATCACCAGCTCCATGAAACCAAGGGAGAATTCGATTCATATCCACCGTCCCAAATGAAATCAAGTTTTGTTCGCCGAATGATACGACAGCACCCGAGCGGTGGACTATGGTATCTGCATTATCATGGAGTAGCCTCTTCAtcggatgaagatggaacCAGTTCAGGGAGCATGAAGAATATTGGGCACCCCTCCCTACCTCCACTGTCATTGCATCCAGAGTCGCTCAGATCGTTGCGAGAGAAGGACCTCGATTCGATGAGGAAGAATTTTCCCAACGCGACGAGAATTATTTTCGCTCCCCTTTGGGACTCTCTTAATTCGCAATGGTTTGGTGGCGCTTTCTGTTGGAGTCGAGCCGAGACTCGAGTGTTCAGTGCACATGTCGATCTGGGTGGACTCTTTGGATTTGGTTCATCCCTAATGGTCGCGCATAGTCGAATCCGGAGTGAAGAGTCGGCCAAGCAAAAGGGTGATTTTATTAGCACCATGTCGTGAGTACCACTGGCCGTTCCTATCTTTCCAGCTTGCTATGGACATTCCTAACTACAAGACTATCAAAGACATGAATTACGAAGCCCACTGCACGGCATACTAGCGTCCAACGAATTACTTTTCGAGCACGTTGGTTCGGAATTTGCCAAAAGGCTTCTTGACACCATCCGTGCTTGTGGTCAGACCCTTCTTGAAACCTTTGAGCAGATCTTGGACTTCACCAAAATCAACTCCTTTGAGAGGGAGCCGACGAGATCTTGCTCGCCTCATCAACGTCTCCCGCGTGGTTGGCAACAGTCATTGGTCAAACAAGTCGATGTCCTTGCTgtcgttgaagaagctgttgaGAGCGTCTGCTCTGGACAGGTCCTGTCAAGTGTCATGAATGGAGGCAGCGCGTCTGCGCGAAAATGGCATTTGGATCCAATGGATGAAACCATTAGAGAACCGCAAACCATCGAGGGCAAACAGGTGGATGTTTTTCTCGATGCTGCACCCCAGGACTGGATCTATGTACTGGAGCCAGGTGCTCTGAGGCGTGTTGTCATGAACGTATTTGGAAACGCGTTAAAGTACACGGAAGCCGGATTTGTTTCGCTCCATATTGAGGCCCAGACCTCAAAGGACGACTGCCCAGTGCTCCTGTTGACAGTTTCCGATACGGGCAAGGGCATTTCCAATGACTACCTTCGTTCCAATGTTTTTACCCCGTTCTCGCAAGAGAACCCAATGTCACCAGGCGCGGGGCTTGGCCTCTCGCTTGTTCGAGGTATCCTTCGTTCGTTGGGCGGAACTATTGCGATCAAAAGTCAACTCGGCGTGGGTACTGTGGTGAATATAACCTTCCCTCTGACATACTCTCAACAGCACAAGCCCTTTGAAACCCAATCCCCTGTCCCGAGCTTGTTGTCTCCCGCTGTGACATCTATCGATCTTGTTACCACAAAGCTCGAAGGGAGCAGGGCATTCTTTTACCCCACAGACAATTTTAAATCCAGCAAGCCGTCTTCATCCCTTATGATCAAACAATATCTCATCAAATGGTTTAACATGGCAACGGGAGATCAGGCTATTCCTACAACAGCCGACTTGGTGGTCGTCGACGAGCGTCATTTGGATCAACTCCCAAGTGCATATCGTCAATCCCTAATTTTGGTCCTGTCTCATCGAGATCCTAGCCTATGGTCAACGATGACTTCGGCGAAAACGCAACCGACCAACTCAATACATTTGACTCTCCCGTGTGGGCCTCACCAACTAGCCAGGACACTTTTGGGCTCTCTTGAAAATTCACAGTCGAGCAAACCCCTTACGTCCGATAGCACAACGAAATATGACCAGATTGCTAAAGATTTGGATTCAAACTCAACCGATCCACGGATGAAAACCGTTGTCCTTCTGCCGCATGAAGGACATCTCAAACCAACAGACCTGTCTCCGTCGATCCCGTCGTCGATCCCAAATGAAGGAAACACGAAGCTCACTATCACAAATCGTGGTTTGCCGGTTCATATTGAGAAAGGTGTCCAGCAAACACATACTTCCTCGCTGATCGAAGCAAAGGATGGTCTTCGAATCCTCCTGGTAGAGGACAACGCTATAAACCTTGCGCTCCTCAAAAAGCTCATTTCAAAAATACCAACGCAAGTCCTGCACTGCGCTGTAAACGGCGCAGAGGCCGTTGAATTAGTGCAGAAAACGCCGCAAGGCTATGATTATATCTTCATGGGTGAGTGGTTTCTTAAACTCCATTCTTTTCGATATTCCCTGTAAGTCCTAACAAGCACGCGCAATAGACATTTCCATGCCTGTTATGGACGGATTTGAGGCAAGCAAACACATCCGATCAATAGAAACAAAGCGGCAGTCTGTGTCTCCTGCACGTATAATCGCCCTCACTGGCCTGGGATCGGACGAACATATCTCGAAAGCTTATGCGGCAGGTGTCAACGTCTTCCTCCGAAAGCCGGCGTCTTTCAAAGAAATAATGGGAGTGATTGGGCAGTGAGAAAAGTTGCAGACAGTTCCAAATTAGAAAGCATCGCCAGACCAACCACTTGAGTCGCTGCCTACACGACCAGGTGACTGGGATGTTTGGCGCAACCAAAGTTGGAAAGTACAAAAATCACAAATCACGAAGTCTTAAACGGGTCTCCGAATTCCTTTGTCCACAGGCGTCTTCTTTAGCATCTTGCTGTgcgtcttcatcatcgagcATTCTCTTTTTGAAAATATATTAACCGTCTTTTCCCCTTTCCGTTTTGCGGGTAGAGAATTGTGATCTTGTATTTATTGAACCAGTCCTCAGCCTAAAAGATCTTTATCTCGGCAGAAATCCCTTACTTGACCACGTCTACAGCTGTTTATCATGGCGGTGCAAACCATCTCGGCCCTGTTGGAGGGCTAGGAATGACTATTGACTGATACCCCAAAAGCTATGTCATCAGTCTAGACCATTACAGTACGTCCCGAAACCGGTGCGGCCACCTAGATAGCGTCAAGCCTAGTCCCTGCTAAGCATAAGCTTATCTACAGGATCGATGAAATCAGTTTCACCAATAACTCAGGATTTTTTATTCTCGCACTCTCTTTCGAAACACGCTATACTTATTACTACAAGACACATCCTGCCAGGTATTATCAGCGTAATGTGATAGAGAATTTTGAAAAGCGGTCTGTAAAGTAAGGCGCAAGAAGCAAACCAACCAGGGGATGTGGCTTCCAGGGATCCAGTCGTAGGAGTTTCAAGGCAAATGTGAGTTTTAAAAGTACTGTACATGTCGCCGCCAATTGTTGCAGTGCCAAAGACTTGGCTGTAGGACTATCAGTCTTTTTTTAAGCCCCAGGGAAAAAACTCGGCAGAAAATGAGGAGCGGGGTTGATTTCCGGCCACTTCCGGTGATTTTCATTGGCAATCGCGGAAGCCAGCAGTGACAACAACGCATAATAGATCAAAAGTCTGCGAACCCGACAGTTTGGATACAAACCTAAACCCCTCCACCCGTGTCGAGTCGGTTGACAAGCGAGCCTGTTTCAAGAGGGGAATATCTATTTATTCCGCGTGTTTCTCCAGATAATTTCCCGTTGTTTTGTTCCTTCCAACACAATGCCACCCACTTGCCACAAGGCGCCCGAGGCGCCCGAGGCGCCATCCGAACCAGCCCCATCTGATCCTGCAGCCAACGCGGAGACCCCTGTCAACGCGCCCGGTCCAATTGTGGTCGATAATTTTGGCGACGTATGTAGAGTCGAGTGCCTGGCTCACTGTGATCTTGGAATTAAGTATTGTAGGACACCAACAGTGAATTCTCCGACGAGCTGTCCGATCTGACCTCCCTATCGTCGAGCGTGCTCGAGTACGAGTATGAAAATGGTCGACGGTATTGCAGTGCCCACTCAGTAAGTAGTGTTGCTCAACCCATGCCCTTGGTACTAAGCCTCAATGACCAACTGACCTACGACTAGGCAAATTATATGT from Penicillium psychrofluorescens genome assembly, chromosome: 5 carries:
- a CDS encoding uncharacterized protein (ID:PFLUO_008208-T1.cds;~source:funannotate), with amino-acid sequence MSHELRSPLHGILASNELLFEHVGSEFAKRLLDTIRACGQTLLETFEQILDFTKINSFEREPTRSCSPHQRLPRGWQQSLVKQVDVLAVVEEAVESVCSGQVLSSVMNGGSASARKWHLDPMDETIREPQTIEGKQVDVFLDAAPQDWIYVLEPGALRRVVMNVFGNALKYTEAGFVSLHIEAQTSKDDCPVLLLTVSDTGKGISNDYLRSNVFTPFSQENPMSPGAGLGLSLVRGILRSLGGTIAIKSQLGVGTVVNITFPLTYSQQHKPFETQSPVPSLLSPAVTSIDLVTTKLEGSRAFFYPTDNFKSSKPSSSLMIKQYLIKWFNMATGDQAIPTTADLVVVDERHLDQLPSAYRQSLILVLSHRDPSLWSTMTSAKTQPTNSIHLTLPCGPHQLARTLLGSLENSQSSKPLTSDSTTKYDQIAKDLDSNSTDPRMKTVVLLPHEGHLKPTDLSPSIPSSIPNEGNTKLTITNRGLPVHIEKGVQQTHTSSLIEAKDGLRILLVEDNAINLALLKKLISKIPTQVLHCAVNGAEAVELVQKTPQGYDYIFMDISMPVMDGFEASKHIRSIETKRQSVSPARIIALTGLGSDEHISKAYAAGVNVFLRKPASFKEIMGVIGQ
- a CDS encoding uncharacterized protein (ID:PFLUO_008209-T1.cds;~source:funannotate); amino-acid sequence: MPPTCHKAPEAPEAPSEPAPSDPAANAETPVNAPGPIVVDNFGDDTNSEFSDELSDLTSLSSSVLEYEYENGRRYCSAHSVSSVAQPMPLVLSLNDQLTYD